A DNA window from Canis lupus dingo isolate Sandy chromosome 2, ASM325472v2, whole genome shotgun sequence contains the following coding sequences:
- the SMIM15 gene encoding small integral membrane protein 15 yields the protein MVELKTTDKQESSDTVIGSPVIPGQSWKELLKHKTATKMFDIKAWAEYVVEWAAKDPYGFLTTVILALTPLFLASAVLSWKLAKMIEAREKEQKKKQKRQENIAKAKRLKKD from the exons ATGGTAGAACTAAAGACGACAGACAAGCAAGAGTCATCTGACACTGTAATTGGCTCACCAGTAATTCCAGGACAAAGTTGGAAAGAACTACTCAAGCATAAG ACGGCCACAAAGATGTTTGATATAAAGGCTTGGGCTGAGTATGTTGTGGAATGGGCTGCAAAGGACCCGTATGGCTTCCTTACGACGGTTATCTTGGCCCTTACTCCATTGTTTCTAGCAAGTGCAGTACTGTCCTGGAAATTGGCCAAGATGATTGAGGCcagggaaaaggagcaaaagaagaaacaaaaacgtcaagaaaatattgcaaaagcTAAACGACTAAAAAAGGATTGA